The genomic interval CCGTCCAGGCCGTCACGGCCAGCGCCGGCAGCACCACCCCCAACGAGCTGAGGCTCGACTGGCTGGCCGGGCAGCCGCCGGCCATCACGGAAGGCACCCCGGTCCTGCGGGATCTGACGGCCATGCGCAGTGGCGGCGCCATCGCGGTGAAATCCACCACCAACGCTCTGGATAACTTTCAGATGGACGGCCAGAACGACTGCACCCAGTCAGCCGGCAAGGCCGTGACGTGTGAAGGGGCCGCTGACCCTCTGCTGGGCAGCAACAGCAGCGATCCGTTCTTCACGCAGCAGATCCTGGGACTGAGCGACGCGGAACTGGACGCCCTCGTGCCTCTGACCTTCCCGGACGCTTCCGGGAACTTCCCCCCGATGGTGAATGCGGTGCGCCGCATCCGCGCGCAGGATTTTGACGCCGCGGTGAAAAACACCACCTCCAGCGGAGTGCTGATTGTGGACGGCGACATCAATTCAAACGTCAATGGCAAGACCACCTTTAACGGCCTGATCTACTTCCGGGGCAACCAGGGCGGGAAATTCAACGGCAACCTCACCGTGAACGGCGCTGTCGCTGTGCGTGGCGGTCCCATTGAAGGCATCACCACCGACGATACGATCACCGACATCACCGGGAACCTCACGGTGAACTTCGACGCGGTCAAGCTCCGGCAGATCATGATGAACGCCCGCGGCAACCAGCGGCTCGCTGAAATTCAGGGCTCCTGGAGGCAGCGGTGAGACCAGCCAGCACGGGCAGCGGGGGCTTCACGCTGCTGGAAGTCCTGATTGTCATTGCCATCATCGGGATTCTCGCGGCGCTTGGGGTGGGGAATTACGCCCGCTGGCGCGCCAGCAGCGCCGTGACGGAAGGAACGCAGGTGTTCACCCAGGCTGTCAGCAGCGTGCGTACGAACGCCAAGCGCCTGAACGCATGTCAGGAACTGAGTCTCACGGTCCGGACTGCCAGCCCGTCCCTGACCGTGAAGGCCTACCCCGGCGGCGCCTGCAGCGGCACACCGACCACGCGGACCGTGCCTCTGCCGTCTGGCGTGCAGATCAGTCTGCTGCTGAGCAGTCCCAACAGCATGCAGTTCAAGGGCCCCTACGGCACCACCGATTCCGACCCCATGAACTTCGAGGTGTTGTGGGCAGCGAACCCGGACATCAAGCGGGACGTCCGGCTGACGGGCGTTTTCGGAAAGGTGATTGTGAAATGAAAGACGCAGGATTAACGCTGATTGAGGTCCTGGTTGCGCTGGCGATCTTTACGGCGCTGTCCGTGGCAGTGTTAGGGCTGCTGCCGACACTGTTTAAAGTCAACCGCCAGAACCAGAACGATCAGGCGGTCACGGTGGCCGCCAAGGCATTCATGGAGTCGGTCCGCACCGCTTACAGCGTGCAGAGCACCTTTGATGCCGGATCGCTTCCTGCCGCGCCCGGCGCCGGACTCCTGAACGGCCTGACCTGCACGGCCACCCAGTCCAATCCCGTACCGACCTGGGTGTCCCCGAGCAGCGGCCCTCTCCTGCGCAGGGTGACCCTCAGTTGCGCCGGGAACGGTCAGCCCACGTACACCTTCTCGCTTGATTTCGGGCGGCCTGCGTCGTGAAGGGCACGGCGCTGCGGCGCACGGGGGGCCTCACGCTGATCGAACTGCTGCTCGCCATGGCAATCATGGGCGTGGTGCTGGTGCTGATCACGAACTGGCAGACCAGCACCCTGGACCTCACGACCCGGACGAACGCAACCGGGCGCGGCCTGAGCGAACTCACCGACCTGACCGGGTACGTGGGGGACCGCGTCAGGTCTGCGCAGCGGGTCCGCGTGGCCACCTCAGGCCTGAGCGTGAACACGGGAAGCGGGAACGCCTGCTCGGCGCTGAGACCCTGCCTGGCTGCGGTGCTGCCCGAGGTGGACCCGGCCGGGAAGGTCACGCAGTACGTGCTGTACGTGTACCGCATGGAGCCCCGCTCGGTGGTCACGCTGGACAAGACTCCAGATGCCTGGGCCGAGGACAACGTGCAGGTCCTGCGGGAGTACCGAAGCGGCGCGGGCAGCACGCCGGCCAACTGCGTCCCGTCAGCGGGAGAGACCTTCGCCACAGCAAGCAGCGCCGCCTGCCAGGACATGCGGAATCTGGCGGGCCTGGCTGAAGTGAAGAGCTTCACGCCTTATCTGGTCTCCGATTACCTGACGCCGTCCGACCAGTTGCCAGGAGGGGCGGC from Deinococcus taeanensis carries:
- a CDS encoding prepilin-type N-terminal cleavage/methylation domain-containing protein: MRPASTGSGGFTLLEVLIVIAIIGILAALGVGNYARWRASSAVTEGTQVFTQAVSSVRTNAKRLNACQELSLTVRTASPSLTVKAYPGGACSGTPTTRTVPLPSGVQISLLLSSPNSMQFKGPYGTTDSDPMNFEVLWAANPDIKRDVRLTGVFGKVIVK
- a CDS encoding prepilin-type N-terminal cleavage/methylation domain-containing protein, with translation MKDAGLTLIEVLVALAIFTALSVAVLGLLPTLFKVNRQNQNDQAVTVAAKAFMESVRTAYSVQSTFDAGSLPAAPGAGLLNGLTCTATQSNPVPTWVSPSSGPLLRRVTLSCAGNGQPTYTFSLDFGRPAS
- a CDS encoding PulJ/GspJ family protein, translated to MKGTALRRTGGLTLIELLLAMAIMGVVLVLITNWQTSTLDLTTRTNATGRGLSELTDLTGYVGDRVRSAQRVRVATSGLSVNTGSGNACSALRPCLAAVLPEVDPAGKVTQYVLYVYRMEPRSVVTLDKTPDAWAEDNVQVLREYRSGAGSTPANCVPSAGETFATASSAACQDMRNLAGLAEVKSFTPYLVSDYLTPSDQLPGGAAPFTWNAATRSVTLRVQFRQQARGRVTTLPSAQPYALDVRARNVP